The following are from one region of the Planctomycetaceae bacterium genome:
- a CDS encoding fused MFS/spermidine synthase, translated as MSASNESGRLVPGLTVWLTGCIFLLSGVAGLIYEVVWFRMLATTFGATGPALAATTASFMAGLGLGSRLAGGRADRMQRPIQVYALLELLIGTCALAMPSAIHGVGLVQRILFDAGESSVTRAVVQFSLILLVLVIPTALMGATLPVLCRAVIRSNAHVGRRFTWLYGINTLGAAAGAVLAGFLLIPLLGIRNTVYAAIGLNVAATVLALLIAGRRRSSVGENRSTESQLSETPPVYPEESATDAPPWMLLRCSVFLCGFAGLATQYLWTRSLIFGFDRLKNTTYSFSAVLTVTLLGLVLGTAATYLFIDRLKKPWRAFAVTVALMGLSILASVAVLVLSPKLHDIVDPKTLQVDFGHAVSQVVVRTIAVLGIPTVLMGAALPLAMRSAVEQSSAGKQVGGLYAWNTWGAVAGAIIAAFVITPVAGLLRGVAVLGIVQMLLAARIEWQRRLVSASLLVMSAVAGIVLVLAPESTWRLQTLRPGEFIVGYRDSATATVAVIENDVSERRICVDDVPVAGTSTIMQTDQKSLAHWSLLLAENPESALTVGFGSGGASHSFLLHDRLQRLDCVEICPDVPRMAPLLTEANHGLMEKNDSRYRVIIADARAYLAETSQRYDAIVSDCTDLRYRSSANLYDLEYFRLCRDALRPGGCTVIWMPLGGLSTDSFRLTLRTFARVYPETSVFYLHNRWTHYVLLVGHQQRPQLTVDRVRNFLSESDVWEDMSEIGMSNPYKIIATFLTSGRRLEYALKGDELNTEDRPVLEFAVPRFDTGPWSAQRNLDFLRQHRAPLHHLLADSVPESELQTCLAWQQAAEHILAAQAAERSFDLETATRHFLQAQILTPDDDAISGALDFPEFRALADRGQPTAWLLLGRTQQLQGNPDEALACIQQFEHCLDNLRSPLNDEQQAWHDQAVMWKPTAEQWKREIGGMQKSNEDSQR; from the coding sequence ATGAGTGCTTCGAACGAATCCGGCCGGCTGGTTCCGGGACTGACCGTTTGGCTGACTGGGTGCATTTTCCTGCTGTCCGGAGTTGCCGGTCTGATCTATGAAGTCGTCTGGTTTCGAATGCTGGCCACGACATTTGGAGCCACCGGCCCCGCTCTGGCCGCGACAACGGCTTCGTTCATGGCAGGACTGGGGCTCGGAAGCCGATTGGCGGGCGGGCGAGCGGACCGGATGCAGCGCCCCATCCAGGTCTATGCGCTTTTGGAGCTGCTGATCGGAACCTGTGCATTGGCAATGCCGTCGGCCATTCACGGCGTGGGGTTAGTGCAGAGAATCCTGTTTGACGCGGGAGAATCATCAGTCACCCGCGCGGTCGTTCAGTTCAGCCTGATCCTGCTGGTTCTGGTCATCCCGACGGCACTGATGGGTGCGACTCTGCCCGTGCTTTGCCGAGCGGTCATCCGCAGCAACGCGCACGTCGGCCGCCGGTTTACCTGGCTTTACGGCATCAACACGCTCGGCGCGGCCGCGGGAGCAGTCCTGGCCGGCTTTCTGCTGATTCCACTGCTGGGGATTCGAAATACCGTGTACGCGGCGATCGGACTGAATGTCGCCGCGACCGTTCTCGCGCTGCTGATTGCCGGTCGTCGCCGCAGCAGCGTCGGTGAAAATCGATCGACGGAATCGCAATTGTCGGAAACCCCGCCGGTGTATCCGGAGGAGTCCGCGACGGACGCCCCGCCGTGGATGCTGTTGCGCTGTTCCGTGTTTCTGTGCGGCTTCGCGGGACTGGCGACTCAATACCTATGGACGCGGTCGCTGATTTTCGGATTTGACCGGCTGAAAAACACGACGTACAGCTTTTCGGCCGTGCTGACCGTCACGCTGCTGGGCCTGGTGCTGGGGACAGCCGCGACTTATCTGTTTATCGACCGGCTGAAAAAGCCATGGCGCGCGTTTGCCGTCACGGTCGCGTTGATGGGACTCTCGATTCTTGCATCGGTCGCGGTCCTGGTGCTGTCGCCGAAACTCCATGACATCGTTGACCCGAAGACACTTCAGGTCGACTTTGGCCATGCCGTGTCTCAGGTTGTCGTGCGGACCATCGCTGTGCTGGGAATTCCCACAGTGCTGATGGGAGCGGCGCTGCCGCTGGCGATGAGAAGTGCGGTGGAACAATCTTCGGCGGGAAAACAGGTCGGCGGGCTTTATGCGTGGAATACGTGGGGCGCCGTCGCCGGAGCCATCATCGCCGCCTTCGTCATCACACCCGTTGCAGGGCTGCTCCGCGGCGTGGCCGTGCTCGGCATCGTGCAGATGTTGCTGGCCGCACGAATCGAATGGCAGCGGCGTCTGGTGTCAGCATCGCTGCTGGTGATGTCCGCCGTCGCGGGGATCGTTCTGGTTCTCGCGCCGGAATCCACCTGGCGGCTGCAGACACTGCGCCCGGGCGAATTCATTGTCGGGTACCGTGACTCCGCCACGGCTACGGTCGCGGTGATTGAAAATGATGTCAGCGAACGCCGAATCTGCGTCGATGACGTCCCTGTGGCCGGCACGTCCACGATCATGCAGACGGACCAGAAAAGCCTGGCTCACTGGAGCCTGCTACTCGCGGAAAATCCCGAGTCGGCGCTGACGGTCGGGTTCGGCAGCGGAGGAGCATCGCATTCGTTTCTATTGCACGACCGGTTGCAGCGTCTGGACTGTGTGGAAATCTGCCCGGATGTTCCCCGCATGGCGCCGTTGCTGACGGAGGCCAATCACGGACTGATGGAAAAGAACGACTCGCGATACCGGGTGATCATCGCAGACGCCCGCGCGTATCTTGCGGAAACCAGCCAGCGGTACGACGCGATCGTTTCCGACTGCACGGACCTGCGTTATCGATCCAGCGCGAATTTATACGACCTGGAATACTTTCGGCTCTGCCGCGACGCTCTGCGACCGGGCGGCTGCACGGTGATCTGGATGCCGCTCGGCGGACTTTCAACGGATTCCTTTCGACTCACGCTCAGAACGTTTGCTCGCGTTTACCCGGAAACCAGCGTGTTCTATCTGCACAATCGCTGGACTCATTATGTGCTGTTGGTCGGACATCAGCAGCGTCCGCAACTGACGGTGGACCGCGTTCGCAATTTCCTTTCTGAGTCCGACGTGTGGGAAGATATGTCAGAAATCGGGATGTCGAACCCCTACAAGATTATTGCCACGTTTCTGACATCGGGTCGGCGACTGGAATACGCACTGAAGGGCGACGAATTGAACACCGAAGATCGTCCGGTGCTGGAATTTGCCGTCCCGCGTTTTGACACGGGACCATGGTCGGCTCAGCGGAATCTTGACTTCCTTAGGCAGCATCGTGCGCCGCTGCATCACCTGCTGGCCGACAGCGTTCCCGAATCTGAACTGCAGACTTGTCTGGCATGGCAGCAGGCCGCGGAACACATTCTGGCCGCTCAGGCGGCGGAACGGTCATTCGACCTGGAGACCGCCACACGCCACTTTCTGCAGGCACAAATCCTGACACCCGACGATGACGCCATCAGCGGTGCCCTGGACTTCCCGGAGTTCCGAGCACTGGCCGACCGAGGACAGCCGACCGCGTGGTTGTTGCTGGGCCGCACACAGCAACTGCAGGGAAACCCGGACGAGGCGCTGGCCTGCATTCAGCAGTTTGAACATTGTCTGGACAATCTCCGCTCGCCGCTGAACGACGAACAGCAGGCGTGGCACGACCAGGCCGTCATGTGGAAACCGACTGCCGAGCAGTGGAAACGCGAAATCGGCGGAATGCAGAAATCGAATGAAGACTCGCAGCGATGA
- a CDS encoding SelL-related redox protein translates to MAESENTHATDASVALAPRPWMRCFLVTTGACSLFAGAAVLLAPSVVFRLLSAEPDSIGFDLARAIGLLAIAFGVGYLVAARRPFDHWAMVVTGLLATTLVPVWAMSPLSAGRLSWSVACVVLALSLVCWFLFASVLWSATKFHHSRQEYFTVPAPTRKIDPVGRMLSNRGVSLLELSRGRPLLAVFLRHSGCTFCREAVSDIAQQRQQIEALGTQIAFVHMGQQEPVELLKKYNLTDLHTFRDPSCSLYDTFGLKLGTFGQLLGPKVWWKGLLASQRGHKAGAFQGNVFRMPGVFLLHEGTILRAYKHKTAADRPDYVALATPPAAASDASSANAAILN, encoded by the coding sequence ATGGCCGAATCGGAAAATACGCATGCCACCGACGCGTCCGTGGCGCTGGCACCGCGGCCATGGATGAGATGCTTCCTTGTGACGACCGGCGCGTGCAGCCTGTTTGCCGGGGCGGCAGTTCTGCTGGCACCGTCCGTGGTGTTCCGGCTGCTGTCGGCCGAACCGGACTCGATCGGCTTCGATCTGGCACGGGCCATCGGACTGCTGGCGATCGCCTTCGGTGTCGGGTATCTGGTTGCGGCAAGACGACCGTTCGATCACTGGGCGATGGTCGTGACCGGGCTTCTGGCGACAACACTCGTTCCGGTTTGGGCGATGAGTCCACTATCGGCCGGCCGGCTGTCATGGAGCGTTGCGTGTGTTGTCCTGGCGTTGAGTCTGGTGTGCTGGTTCCTGTTTGCTTCCGTGCTGTGGAGTGCAACGAAGTTTCATCACTCACGCCAGGAATACTTCACCGTTCCCGCACCAACGCGGAAGATCGACCCTGTGGGACGGATGCTGAGCAATCGCGGCGTTTCTCTGCTGGAACTGTCCCGCGGCCGACCCTTGCTGGCGGTGTTCCTCAGACATTCCGGCTGCACTTTCTGCCGTGAAGCAGTGTCAGACATTGCACAGCAGCGGCAGCAGATTGAAGCATTGGGAACGCAGATCGCATTCGTACACATGGGCCAGCAGGAACCCGTCGAGCTGCTGAAGAAGTACAATTTGACAGACCTGCACACGTTCCGCGATCCGTCCTGCAGCCTGTACGACACGTTTGGCCTGAAACTGGGAACGTTCGGACAACTGCTCGGTCCGAAAGTGTGGTGGAAGGGACTGCTGGCATCGCAGCGGGGGCACAAAGCAGGCGCTTTTCAGGGTAATGTGTTTCGAATGCCGGGCGTATTTCTTTTGCACGAAGGCACGATCCTGCGGGCATACAAACACAAGACTGCTGCTGACCGGCCGGATTATGTTGCGCTCGCAACGCCGCCGGCGGCAGCTTCCGATGCCTCCTCCGCAAACGCCGCGATCCTGAATTGA
- a CDS encoding serine acetyltransferase, which yields MRFRETHASDIDQIVRELLSEMTDRGCSLHENALPSVEGVIAIAADVRDLLLPGYRSTRSPLATDRSVEFTSLMHRVNSRLRIEVGRAILHHGGARLKIHDGGDADDSALRCPTELTAAFLKRLPNLRRMLLEDVQAAFDGDPAAKTPDEIILCYPGIEAVMIHRVAHELLLLGIPYLPRILSEWAHRETGIDIHPGASIGPRFFIDHGTGVVIGETCVIGSGVTLYQGVTLGAWSFPRDEDGNLIRGTKRHPTLEDNVTVYSNATVLGGSTVIGAGSQIGSNVTLSRTIPPNTIVTIEPPSLRFREAG from the coding sequence ATGCGGTTTCGTGAAACGCACGCGTCGGATATTGATCAGATTGTCCGGGAACTGCTGAGCGAAATGACGGATCGCGGCTGTTCGCTGCACGAAAACGCGCTGCCGTCCGTCGAAGGCGTCATCGCCATCGCCGCGGACGTTCGCGACCTGCTGCTGCCCGGATACCGCAGCACAAGAAGTCCCCTGGCCACGGACCGCTCCGTCGAATTCACCAGCCTGATGCATCGCGTCAACTCGCGACTGCGGATCGAAGTCGGCCGTGCCATCCTGCATCACGGCGGAGCACGGCTGAAGATTCACGACGGCGGTGATGCAGACGATTCCGCGCTGCGGTGCCCGACCGAACTGACCGCGGCGTTTCTGAAGCGGCTGCCGAACCTGAGACGCATGTTGCTGGAAGACGTTCAGGCGGCCTTCGACGGTGACCCGGCCGCAAAGACGCCCGACGAAATCATCCTGTGCTATCCCGGCATCGAAGCTGTAATGATTCATCGAGTCGCGCATGAACTGCTGCTGCTGGGAATTCCGTACCTGCCGCGAATTCTGTCGGAGTGGGCTCACCGCGAAACCGGCATCGACATCCATCCCGGTGCCTCGATCGGCCCGCGATTCTTCATTGACCACGGCACCGGTGTCGTGATCGGCGAGACCTGCGTGATTGGTTCAGGTGTGACGCTGTACCAGGGCGTGACGCTCGGAGCGTGGTCGTTCCCGCGCGACGAAGACGGCAACCTGATCCGAGGCACGAAACGTCATCCCACGCTGGAAGACAACGTCACCGTCTACTCAAACGCCACCGTGCTGGGCGGCTCAACGGTGATCGGAGCCGGCTCGCAGATCGGTTCCAACGTGACACTCAGCCGCACCATCCCGCCCAACACCATCGTCACCATCGAACCGCCGTCTCTGCGGTTCCGCGAAGCAGGGTGA
- a CDS encoding DUF1295 domain-containing protein, whose product MKTILLFNAVGILSLMLCVWLVSIRRSDVSIIDIVWGMGFVLVAWTSWASRDAGERSLWIPVMTTVWGVRLSGYLARRNHGKPEDYRYAEMREKHGTAFRWISLFTVFWLQGLILFLVSLPLQFAQALQEDRVALLITGIVLFSVGLCFETVGDWQLARFRRNPENKGRVLNTGLWRLTRHPNYFGDFCVWWGLGVLSLSCGAPVLILASCLLMSILLLRISGVPLLEKSLVSRRDGYAEYIRRTSAFFPWPPRK is encoded by the coding sequence ATGAAAACGATCCTGCTGTTCAACGCCGTTGGCATACTTTCGTTGATGCTCTGCGTCTGGCTGGTGAGCATCCGTCGAAGCGACGTCAGCATCATCGACATCGTCTGGGGCATGGGCTTCGTGCTCGTGGCATGGACTTCATGGGCCAGCCGCGACGCGGGCGAGCGTTCATTGTGGATTCCCGTGATGACGACGGTGTGGGGCGTGCGACTGAGCGGCTATCTGGCCCGGCGAAACCACGGCAAACCGGAAGACTATCGCTACGCCGAAATGCGGGAAAAGCACGGCACTGCGTTTCGCTGGATCAGCCTGTTCACCGTATTTTGGCTGCAGGGCCTGATTCTGTTCCTTGTCAGCCTGCCGCTGCAGTTTGCTCAGGCACTTCAGGAAGATCGTGTCGCCCTGCTGATCACCGGCATTGTGCTGTTTTCGGTCGGGCTTTGCTTTGAAACCGTTGGCGACTGGCAGCTTGCCCGTTTTCGCAGGAATCCCGAAAACAAGGGCCGCGTGCTGAACACCGGCCTGTGGCGGCTGACGCGCCATCCCAACTATTTCGGCGACTTCTGCGTCTGGTGGGGACTGGGCGTGCTGAGTCTCAGTTGCGGAGCACCGGTCCTGATCCTGGCCAGTTGCTTGCTGATGTCTATACTCCTGCTGCGGATCTCTGGCGTGCCTTTGCTTGAAAAATCACTGGTTTCCCGCCGGGACGGCTATGCGGAGTACATTCGCCGGACCAGTGCGTTTTTCCCGTGGCCCCCCCGAAAGTAG
- a CDS encoding SGNH/GDSL hydrolase family protein produces the protein MPEYTFPPAYFLLLAVGVAVAVADSSVANENVHLRGSLENCRHRFSERQGHVAFLGGSITEMDGYRPIVENWLRNRFPETKFSFTNAGIASTCSQTGAFRLKRDVLDHGPVDLLLVEFAVNDDQDAHHSSDDCVRGMEGIVRQVRRHNPSADIVMIHFVNEAMLETIAAGKEPLSSAQHERVARHYDVSSVYLSREVADRIKAGTLTWQQYGGTHPGPVGNQLAADLVTGLLESGWTEAADNSPPKPHDVPDDFILTSSFADGRLLPFGAIRIVSGWEKSEPDWDRIAGSKRSRFLGIPLLHATQPGATVELSFHGTAVGAYVLAGPDAGRLEYQIDGGDWRQAELLHHYSKGLHYPRTVMFATGLDDDAHSVTVRVAESHHPDSTGFAARVLNFVVNGRDPDSE, from the coding sequence ATGCCGGAATACACTTTTCCGCCTGCGTATTTCCTGTTACTGGCCGTCGGTGTCGCTGTCGCCGTGGCTGACTCTTCCGTGGCGAACGAGAACGTCCACCTTCGCGGTTCGCTGGAAAACTGCCGGCACCGGTTCTCTGAGCGGCAGGGCCATGTCGCGTTTCTTGGCGGATCCATCACGGAAATGGACGGTTATCGGCCGATCGTCGAGAACTGGCTGCGTAATCGCTTTCCCGAGACGAAGTTTTCCTTTACCAACGCCGGCATCGCGTCGACCTGTTCGCAGACCGGCGCGTTTCGGCTGAAGCGGGACGTGCTGGATCACGGGCCCGTTGATCTGCTGCTGGTTGAGTTCGCGGTCAACGACGATCAGGACGCCCATCATTCCTCCGACGACTGTGTTCGCGGGATGGAAGGAATTGTGCGACAGGTGCGGCGCCACAATCCGTCAGCCGACATCGTCATGATTCATTTTGTCAACGAAGCGATGCTGGAAACGATCGCCGCCGGAAAAGAACCGCTCAGCAGCGCGCAGCACGAACGAGTCGCCAGGCACTACGACGTTTCGTCAGTCTACCTTTCCCGCGAAGTCGCGGATCGCATCAAAGCCGGAACACTGACGTGGCAACAGTACGGCGGTACTCATCCCGGTCCCGTCGGTAACCAACTGGCTGCGGATCTGGTGACGGGACTGCTGGAATCCGGCTGGACAGAAGCGGCGGATAACTCACCGCCGAAACCGCACGACGTGCCGGACGATTTCATTCTGACCAGCAGTTTCGCGGACGGTCGCCTGCTGCCTTTCGGCGCAATCCGGATTGTCAGCGGCTGGGAAAAATCGGAACCGGACTGGGACCGTATTGCCGGCAGCAAGCGATCACGGTTTCTGGGCATCCCGCTTCTGCACGCGACGCAGCCCGGCGCCACGGTGGAATTGTCCTTCCACGGAACAGCCGTCGGAGCGTATGTACTGGCGGGGCCTGACGCCGGGCGTCTGGAGTATCAGATCGACGGGGGTGACTGGCGTCAGGCCGAGTTGCTTCATCACTACAGCAAGGGCCTGCACTATCCGCGCACGGTGATGTTTGCCACGGGGCTCGACGACGACGCGCATTCCGTGACGGTTCGCGTGGCGGAATCGCATCACCCGGACAGTACCGGCTTCGCAGCGAGAGTGCTGAACTTTGTTGTCAATGGTCGGGATCCGGACTCCGAATGA
- a CDS encoding peptidylprolyl isomerase, protein MQDATQLLNTETNGSRLIAPKAGRRSTMLVGGTLIALVAAGIGMQVWRAQNSKAAEQKDSVAGSVRLDDTLATPVGRVNGQPVTYEMLAKECIERHGKDVLENVINRTIIQQACAEAGVTVTEAEVNQEIVKISKKFGLPVGQWYKMLEAERGLTALQYHRDVIWPMLALKKLAGKEVKITNEMMKEAYTDNYGPRVKARMIVMDNQRRATEIWEKLQKDPELFEDFARDYSVEPTSRILGGSIPPIRRYSGAHENIRKAAFNMQEPGEISNSIIQIGINQYVILKYEGRTEPIDHDRDAVAAQLHEELVEREVQKMVAETFSHLRENARIDNYLTNESTVPAEESAATVNPSKAVSFTTLTEPTAP, encoded by the coding sequence ATGCAGGATGCAACGCAGTTATTGAACACAGAAACCAACGGAAGCCGACTGATCGCACCGAAGGCGGGTCGCCGCAGCACAATGCTGGTTGGCGGCACGCTGATCGCGCTTGTCGCGGCCGGAATCGGCATGCAGGTCTGGCGCGCTCAGAACAGTAAAGCAGCCGAACAGAAGGATTCCGTTGCCGGCAGCGTGCGACTGGACGACACGCTGGCCACTCCGGTGGGTCGAGTCAACGGGCAGCCGGTGACGTACGAAATGCTGGCGAAGGAATGCATCGAACGGCACGGCAAGGATGTTCTGGAAAACGTCATCAACCGGACCATCATTCAGCAGGCCTGTGCCGAAGCCGGTGTCACAGTGACCGAAGCGGAAGTGAATCAGGAAATCGTCAAGATCAGCAAAAAGTTCGGACTGCCGGTCGGCCAGTGGTACAAGATGCTGGAAGCCGAACGCGGCCTGACAGCGCTGCAGTACCATCGCGACGTCATCTGGCCGATGCTGGCCCTGAAGAAACTGGCTGGCAAGGAAGTCAAGATCACGAACGAAATGATGAAGGAAGCCTACACCGACAACTACGGTCCCCGCGTCAAAGCGAGGATGATCGTGATGGACAATCAGCGACGAGCCACCGAGATCTGGGAAAAGCTGCAGAAGGATCCGGAACTGTTTGAAGACTTTGCCAGAGACTACTCCGTGGAACCGACCAGCAGAATTCTGGGCGGCAGCATTCCTCCAATCCGCCGTTACTCCGGCGCTCACGAGAACATTCGCAAGGCCGCGTTTAATATGCAGGAACCCGGCGAAATTTCGAACAGCATCATTCAGATCGGCATCAATCAGTACGTAATTCTGAAGTACGAAGGCCGCACGGAACCCATCGACCATGACCGGGATGCCGTCGCCGCGCAACTTCATGAAGAACTTGTGGAACGCGAAGTCCAGAAGATGGTTGCCGAAACGTTCAGCCATCTGCGTGAAAACGCTCGCATCGACAACTACCTGACCAACGAATCGACGGTGCCGGCGGAAGAATCAGCCGCTACGGTGAATCCATCGAAGGCAGTCAGCTTCACGACACTGACAGAGCCGACCGCCCCGTAA
- a CDS encoding cyclopropane-fatty-acyl-phospholipid synthase family protein: MIPRYVFRAALAAAERGLLPDDIARSGIRRLLRKRLQEIEAADPETLRQRSESFMEQCRSAPVAVATEAANEQHYEVPPEFFQLVLGRRRKYSCCEWTDSCSSLNEAEEAALATTCLRAELEDGMDILELGCGWGSLSLYIAEHFPNSRLVCVSNSQSQRNSILQQANERGLRAPEVITADMNSFSISKTFDRVVSVEMFEHMRNHAELLRRIATWLNPAGRLFVHLFCHRSQSYLFETRDESDWMARYFFTGGMMPAESLLLQTQDHMKVTRQWEWNGRHYQRTSDAWLNNMDEHPNDVRRILQRTYGPNAAVWRNRWRLFFMACSELFGFRQGTEWKVAHYLLERQAG, from the coding sequence ATGATTCCGCGTTACGTTTTCCGCGCGGCGCTCGCGGCAGCGGAACGCGGACTGTTGCCGGACGATATCGCCCGTTCGGGCATCCGGCGACTGTTGCGCAAACGGCTGCAGGAGATCGAAGCGGCCGATCCGGAGACTCTGCGCCAGCGATCGGAGTCTTTCATGGAACAGTGCCGCTCGGCTCCGGTCGCTGTTGCCACGGAAGCCGCGAACGAACAGCACTACGAAGTGCCGCCGGAATTCTTTCAGCTGGTGCTGGGACGCCGCCGGAAATACAGCTGCTGCGAATGGACCGATTCCTGCAGCAGCCTCAATGAAGCGGAAGAGGCGGCACTGGCCACCACCTGCCTGCGGGCCGAACTGGAAGACGGCATGGACATTCTGGAACTGGGCTGCGGCTGGGGCTCACTGTCCCTGTACATCGCGGAGCATTTTCCAAACAGCCGGCTGGTCTGCGTTTCCAATTCTCAGTCACAGCGAAACAGCATCCTGCAGCAGGCGAACGAGCGCGGCCTGCGAGCGCCGGAAGTCATCACCGCCGATATGAACAGTTTTTCGATCTCGAAAACGTTCGACCGCGTGGTTTCCGTCGAGATGTTCGAGCACATGCGGAACCATGCCGAACTGTTGCGACGAATAGCGACATGGCTGAACCCCGCGGGCCGGTTGTTCGTTCATCTGTTCTGCCATCGAAGCCAGTCGTATCTGTTCGAAACTCGCGACGAATCTGACTGGATGGCCCGCTACTTCTTCACAGGCGGCATGATGCCCGCGGAATCTCTGCTGCTGCAGACACAGGATCACATGAAAGTCACGCGGCAGTGGGAATGGAACGGCCGGCACTATCAGCGGACCAGCGACGCGTGGCTGAACAACATGGACGAACACCCCAACGACGTACGTCGAATCCTGCAAAGAACGTACGGCCCGAACGCTGCGGTCTGGCGAAATCGCTGGCGACTGTTCTTCATGGCCTGCTCAGAACTCTTCGGCTTCCGACAGGGCACCGAATGGAAGGTCGCACACTACCTGCTCGAACGGCAGGCAGGATAA
- a CDS encoding CPBP family intramembrane glutamic endopeptidase: MATTVQQPGDYWSDARRPLSCLLFLAPLIAVYEAGVLMLADSQPDHLRNGADYWMRSLLSGAGLGQVLLLPALVVFVLLGWHLVRRHPWHVRLETQMGMLAESLLLAVVLVGVGQLHHLMFVRLQPAEPQAELLRLAVSGGLTRAVTFIGAGVYEEVMFRLLLVPLAFWAFRLFEFPPRWAAALAAVSTSFVFALAHHIGPSADAFNLFTFSFRAAAGVFFATVFFVRGFGITVGCHSAYDLLVGVFLTSAAS, from the coding sequence ATGGCAACCACAGTTCAGCAACCAGGTGACTACTGGTCCGATGCACGACGCCCGCTTTCGTGCCTGCTGTTTCTTGCGCCGCTGATCGCGGTCTATGAAGCCGGTGTGCTGATGCTGGCGGACAGTCAGCCGGACCATCTGCGGAACGGTGCCGATTACTGGATGCGGTCCCTGCTGTCAGGCGCCGGACTCGGTCAGGTGCTGCTGCTTCCGGCTCTGGTCGTTTTCGTGCTGCTGGGCTGGCATCTGGTCAGACGGCACCCCTGGCACGTTCGTCTGGAAACTCAGATGGGAATGCTGGCGGAAAGTCTGCTGCTGGCGGTGGTGCTGGTTGGTGTCGGCCAGCTTCATCACCTGATGTTTGTGCGGCTTCAACCTGCTGAGCCGCAGGCTGAGCTGCTGCGTCTGGCGGTGTCCGGCGGGCTGACGCGAGCGGTGACGTTTATCGGAGCGGGCGTTTACGAAGAAGTCATGTTCCGACTGCTGCTGGTACCGCTGGCATTCTGGGCGTTTCGGCTGTTTGAGTTTCCGCCCAGGTGGGCAGCGGCGCTGGCGGCGGTGTCGACGAGCTTTGTGTTTGCTCTGGCTCACCACATCGGACCCAGCGCCGACGCGTTCAACCTGTTCACGTTTTCATTCCGCGCGGCGGCTGGTGTGTTCTTTGCCACGGTCTTCTTTGTGCGCGGCTTTGGAATCACCGTGGGCTGCCATTCCGCCTACGATCTGCTGGTCGGCGTGTTTTTGACGTCGGCCGCTTCGTGA
- a CDS encoding sigma-70 family RNA polymerase sigma factor codes for MNDPIFFIDDPDFETLDAADLLSLPEGISLYSDQDCTTNDFPENGDFEVMRGTPLLSPQGEVFLFRKMNFLLRRAEETRRQLVTAKSQHAKLRKCLEHALADADAVRNHIAECNLRLVISIARKFANSSHEFDELTSEGNEILLKSIAKFDASRGFRFSTYATHSVQRHFFRLAQRRRRRQPIDAPGTAELLHGVAAVDEDPLISEWIQEEHRVNDLIARMAEQLDEREQVVVRGRFGIGNNGVVKTLRELAQELGLSKERVRQLQIAAVEKLRDLFDECSPDLAAS; via the coding sequence GTGAATGACCCTATTTTCTTCATTGACGACCCGGATTTTGAAACTCTGGATGCGGCTGACCTGCTGAGCCTGCCGGAGGGCATTTCGCTGTACAGCGATCAGGACTGTACGACGAACGACTTTCCTGAAAACGGCGATTTTGAAGTGATGCGCGGCACTCCGCTGCTTTCGCCGCAGGGGGAAGTCTTCCTGTTTCGCAAGATGAATTTCCTGCTGCGCCGTGCGGAAGAAACTCGCCGACAGCTTGTGACCGCCAAATCGCAACATGCGAAGCTGCGCAAGTGCCTTGAACACGCTCTCGCCGACGCTGACGCTGTCCGAAATCACATCGCGGAATGCAACCTGCGGCTGGTAATTTCCATCGCCCGAAAGTTCGCGAACTCCTCCCACGAGTTCGACGAGCTGACAAGCGAAGGAAATGAAATCTTGCTGAAGTCGATCGCGAAGTTCGATGCGTCGCGAGGTTTTCGCTTCAGCACCTACGCGACGCATTCGGTGCAGAGGCACTTCTTTCGTCTGGCGCAGCGACGGCGCCGACGACAGCCCATCGACGCTCCCGGCACCGCAGAACTGCTGCACGGCGTTGCTGCCGTCGATGAAGATCCGCTAATTAGTGAGTGGATCCAGGAAGAGCATCGCGTCAACGATCTGATCGCCCGCATGGCAGAGCAGCTCGACGAGCGGGAACAGGTCGTGGTTCGCGGACGGTTCGGCATTGGCAACAACGGCGTTGTGAAGACTCTGCGGGAACTGGCTCAGGAACTGGGACTCTCCAAGGAGCGCGTTCGTCAACTGCAGATCGCTGCGGTGGAGAAGCTTCGTGACCTTTTCGACGAATGTAGCCCTGACCTGGCCGCATCGTAG